A genomic region of Rhizobium sp. NXC24 contains the following coding sequences:
- a CDS encoding DUF2971 domain-containing protein yields MLQSLTEELSFTAEDIRNFQIFYPYAFNKTIEALTTRHSFVHYCSSAAAESMIRNGSVWMRNVTWMNDSSEIQHGKACLANALTSDSAHELARVLDGKFPGFTEHLIGLINSWMPHFEQETYITCLTEQLPNEEQMGRLSMWRAYGAGANPVAFVLNSGPFLRPSDALGAYTSPVAYLSPAQFLEQYEQVVKNIIVNFEFLERLGREHILANLFAAYRYAIICTKHPSFHEEREWRIVYQPTFQKSQRLVPDRVIISQAPQRIYKIPLIDVPDEGFYGATLPELFQRLLIGPGTMSVQLKREFVALLEDQNVPNAATKVEISDVPLRL; encoded by the coding sequence ATGCTTCAATCCTTGACAGAAGAGCTATCGTTTACGGCGGAAGATATTCGTAACTTCCAGATATTTTATCCGTATGCCTTCAACAAAACTATTGAGGCGCTGACTACACGGCATTCATTTGTCCATTATTGCAGCAGTGCAGCCGCCGAATCCATGATCCGGAACGGGTCTGTATGGATGAGGAATGTCACGTGGATGAACGACAGCTCCGAGATACAGCACGGAAAGGCTTGTCTTGCTAATGCTCTGACGAGCGATTCAGCACACGAATTGGCGAGGGTACTAGACGGAAAATTTCCAGGGTTTACTGAGCATCTTATCGGGTTAATCAACTCGTGGATGCCGCACTTTGAACAGGAGACCTACATCACTTGTTTGACGGAGCAGTTGCCAAACGAAGAGCAGATGGGCAGACTTTCCATGTGGCGCGCCTACGGTGCAGGCGCAAACCCGGTTGCATTCGTGTTAAATAGCGGTCCTTTTCTTCGTCCATCAGACGCACTTGGCGCCTACACCAGCCCGGTTGCCTATCTATCCCCCGCACAATTTCTTGAGCAATACGAGCAAGTCGTAAAGAACATCATTGTTAACTTTGAATTCCTGGAACGGCTCGGACGCGAGCATATACTTGCAAATCTATTTGCAGCCTACCGATATGCTATCATCTGCACGAAACATCCCAGCTTTCACGAAGAGCGTGAATGGCGAATTGTATATCAACCTACGTTTCAAAAGTCCCAAAGGCTCGTGCCAGACCGGGTTATCATCTCGCAGGCCCCGCAGCGCATCTATAAAATCCCTCTGATTGATGTACCAGATGAAGGTTTCTATGGAGCCACGCTGCCTGAACTCTTCCAAAGGCTTTTGATCGGCCCCGGCACAATGTCTGTGCAGCTCAAGCGCGAATTTGTTGCCCTTTTGGAAGATCAGAACGTTCCAAACGCCGCGACTAAAGTTGAAATATCCGACGTGCCATTACGTTTATAA